The proteins below come from a single Aptenodytes patagonicus chromosome 20, bAptPat1.pri.cur, whole genome shotgun sequence genomic window:
- the DCAKD gene encoding dephospho-CoA kinase domain-containing protein isoform X3: MFLVGLSGGIASGKSTVVAVLRELGCAVIDADVIAREVVQPHFKAYRQIVHYFGTEILFENGEINREALGNIIFSHPEKRQLLNSITHPEIQKEMLKQILKYFMLGYRYVILDIPLLFETNRLTKFMKYTVLVYCDPPTQLSRLMKRNGLSQAEAEARIASQLPLDEKRKLASHVIDNSGDRESMRQQVLRLHARLEDSLDFLWARLAVGAVVAGLGGLVYLLLRHFIS, translated from the exons ATGTTCCTGGTCGGACTCTCGGGTGGAATCGCGTCGGGGAAGAGCACGGTGGTGGCCGTACTCCGGGAACTGGGCTGTGCTGTGATTGATGCTGATGTTATTGCCAGAGAGG TGGTGCAGCCACACTTCAAGGCCTATCGGCAGATAGTGCATTACTTTGGCACCGAGATCCTCTTCGAGAATGGAGAGATAAATCGTGAGGCTCTAGGAAACATTATCTTCTCCCACCCGGAGAAACGGCAGCTGCTGAACTCCATCACCCACCCGGAGATCCAGAAGGAGATGCTGAAGCAGATCTTGAAGTACTTTATGCTAG GCTACCGCTACGTGATCCTCGACATCCCTCTGCTCTTCGAGACCAACAGATTGACCAAGTTTATGAAATACACGGTCTTGGTTTATTG TGACCCGCCGACGCAGCTCTCCCGGCTGATGAAGAGGAACGGGCTGTCCCAGGCGGAGGCAGAAGCTCGCATCGCCTCCCAGCTGCCGCTGGACGAGAAGCGCAAATTAGCGAGTCACGTCATTGACAACTCGGGGGACCGGGAGAGCATGCGCCAGCAGGTCCTGAGGCTGCACGCCCGCCTGGAGGATTCCCTGGATTTCCTCTGGGCACGGCTGGCAGTGGGCGCAGTTGTAGCCGGGCTTGGAGGGCTGGTGTACCTCCTCCTCCGGCATTTCATCTCTTAA
- the DCAKD gene encoding dephospho-CoA kinase domain-containing protein isoform X1, with translation MVLEDAFRPLSSAPRRRMDGLRRAACAVLKNRRSRDRGEIWQKGSSAVFSPIFSHPAGPCSWLLPLGAKRRGPRSWGTARASKMFLVGLSGGIASGKSTVVAVLRELGCAVIDADVIAREVVQPHFKAYRQIVHYFGTEILFENGEINREALGNIIFSHPEKRQLLNSITHPEIQKEMLKQILKYFMLGYRYVILDIPLLFETNRLTKFMKYTVLVYCDPPTQLSRLMKRNGLSQAEAEARIASQLPLDEKRKLASHVIDNSGDRESMRQQVLRLHARLEDSLDFLWARLAVGAVVAGLGGLVYLLLRHFIS, from the exons ATGGTGCTGGAGGACGCCTTTcggcccctgtcctcggccccgCGGCGCCGGATGGATGGCTTGAGGCGGGCGGCTTGCGCTGTGCTCAAAAACCGGAGGAGTCGGGACAGGGGGGAAATTTGG caAAAAGGaagcagtgctgtgttttcaccCATCTTCAGCCACCCTGCAGGCCCGTGTTCCTGGCTGCTGCCCTTGGGTGCAAAGCGGCGCGGTCCCCGTTCATGGGGGACGGCGCGGGCA agcAAAATGTTCCTGGTCGGACTCTCGGGTGGAATCGCGTCGGGGAAGAGCACGGTGGTGGCCGTACTCCGGGAACTGGGCTGTGCTGTGATTGATGCTGATGTTATTGCCAGAGAGG TGGTGCAGCCACACTTCAAGGCCTATCGGCAGATAGTGCATTACTTTGGCACCGAGATCCTCTTCGAGAATGGAGAGATAAATCGTGAGGCTCTAGGAAACATTATCTTCTCCCACCCGGAGAAACGGCAGCTGCTGAACTCCATCACCCACCCGGAGATCCAGAAGGAGATGCTGAAGCAGATCTTGAAGTACTTTATGCTAG GCTACCGCTACGTGATCCTCGACATCCCTCTGCTCTTCGAGACCAACAGATTGACCAAGTTTATGAAATACACGGTCTTGGTTTATTG TGACCCGCCGACGCAGCTCTCCCGGCTGATGAAGAGGAACGGGCTGTCCCAGGCGGAGGCAGAAGCTCGCATCGCCTCCCAGCTGCCGCTGGACGAGAAGCGCAAATTAGCGAGTCACGTCATTGACAACTCGGGGGACCGGGAGAGCATGCGCCAGCAGGTCCTGAGGCTGCACGCCCGCCTGGAGGATTCCCTGGATTTCCTCTGGGCACGGCTGGCAGTGGGCGCAGTTGTAGCCGGGCTTGGAGGGCTGGTGTACCTCCTCCTCCGGCATTTCATCTCTTAA
- the NMT1 gene encoding glycylpeptide N-tetradecanoyltransferase 1 yields MADDGETAVRRPPARPPRPPAEENDHEHCSDCENEAEHGSNRGGLSPANDSGAKKKKKKPKRKKEKGGDQPDQAQDQPVKVNSLPAERIQEIQKAIELFSVGQGPAKTMEEASKRSYQFWDTQPVPKLGEVVNTHGPVEPDKDNIRQEPYTLPQGFTWDALDLGDRGVLKELYTLLNENYVEDDDNMFRFDYSPEFLLWALRPPGWLPQWHCGVRVVSSKKLVGFISAIPATIHIYDTEKKMVEINFLCVHKKLRSKRVAPVLIREITRRVHLEGIFQAVYTAGVVLPKPVGTCRYWHRSLNPRKLIEVKFSHLSRNMTMQRTMKLYRLPETPKTPGLRPMEHRDISAVHKLLTEYLKQFHLTPIMSREEVEHWFLPQENIIDTFVVESAPGEVTDFLSFYTLPSTIMNHPTHKSLKAAYSFYNVHTKTPLIDLMSDALILAKSKGFDVFNALDLMENKTFLEKLKFGIGDGNLQYYLYNWKCPSMAPEKVGLVLQ; encoded by the exons ATGGCGGACGACGGTGAGACAGCAGTGAGGCGGCCACCGGCGAGGCCTCCGCGGCCGCCGGCGGAGGAGAACGACCACGAGCACTGCAGCGACTGCGAGAACGAGGCGGAGCACGGCTCCAACCGGGG CGGCTTGAGTCCAGCAAATGACAGCGgagccaaaaagaagaaaaagaaacccaaacggaagaaagagaaaggaggagatcAGCCCGACCAGGCTCAGGACCAGCCAGTGAAG GTGAACTCTTTACCTGCTGAGAGGATCCAGGAGATTCAAAAAGCCATCGAGCTCTTCTCTGTAGGTCAGGGCCCTGCCAAAACCATGGAGGAAGCCAGCAAGAGGAGCTACCAGTTCTGGGACACGCAGCCGGTGCCCAAGCTAG GAGAAGTGGTGAACACCCACGGTCCCGTGGAGCCAGACAAAGATAATATCCGTCAGGAGCCATACACCTTGCCCCAGGGCTTCACCTGGGACGCCCTGGACCTTGGGGACAGAGGTGTG CTGAAAGAGCTGTACACGCTTCTGAACGAGAACTACGTGGAGGACGATGACAACATGTTCCGGTTCGATTACTCTCCCGAGTTCCTGCTGTG GGCGCTGCGTCCTCCAGGCTGGTTGCCCCAGTGGCACTGTGGAGTCCGAGTTGTCTCCAGCAAGAAGCTGGTTGGATTTATCAGCGCAATTCCAGCCACTATCCACATCTATGACAC AGAGAAGAAGATGGTAGAGATAAACTTCCTGTGTGTCCACAAAAAGTTGCGCTCGAAACGGGTGGCTCCAGTTCTGATCCGTGAGATCACGCGGCGGGTTCATCTGGAGGGGATCTTTCAGGCTGTTTACACTGCGGGAGTGGTGCTGCCAAAGCCTGTGGGGACTTGCAG GTACTGGCACCGGTCCCTGAATCCTCGGAAACTCATCGAGGTCAAGTTTTCCCACCTGAGCAGGAACATGACTATGCAACGTACCATGAAGCTTTACCGGTTGCCCGAG ACTCCCAAGACTCCTGGCTTGCGGCCAATGGAGCATAGAGATATCTCCGCAGTGCACAAGCTCTTGACGGAGTACCTGAAGCAATTCCACCTGACACCCATCATGAGCCGAGAGGAGGTGGAGCACTGGTTCTTACCTCAGGAGAACATCATCGACACCTTTGTGGTAGAG AGCGCCCCAGGGGAGGTGACAGACTTCCTGAGCTTCTACACGCTGCCCTCCACCATCATGAACCACCCGACTCACAAGAGCCTGAAAGCTGCTTACTCCTTCTACAACGTTCACACCAAGACACCTCTCATCGACCTCATGAGTGATGCTCTCATACTCGCTAAGTCG AAAGGATTCGACGTCTTCAATGCACTGGATCTCATGGAAAACAAAACCTTCCTGGAGAAGCTGAAGTTTGGGATTGGGGACGGGAACCTGCAGTATTACCTGTACAATTGGAAGTGTCCCAGCATGGCACCAGAGAAG GTTGGACTCGTGTTGCAGTAA
- the DCAKD gene encoding dephospho-CoA kinase domain-containing protein isoform X2 has protein sequence MFIQKGSSAVFSPIFSHPAGPCSWLLPLGAKRRGPRSWGTARASKMFLVGLSGGIASGKSTVVAVLRELGCAVIDADVIAREVVQPHFKAYRQIVHYFGTEILFENGEINREALGNIIFSHPEKRQLLNSITHPEIQKEMLKQILKYFMLGYRYVILDIPLLFETNRLTKFMKYTVLVYCDPPTQLSRLMKRNGLSQAEAEARIASQLPLDEKRKLASHVIDNSGDRESMRQQVLRLHARLEDSLDFLWARLAVGAVVAGLGGLVYLLLRHFIS, from the exons ATGTTTATT caAAAAGGaagcagtgctgtgttttcaccCATCTTCAGCCACCCTGCAGGCCCGTGTTCCTGGCTGCTGCCCTTGGGTGCAAAGCGGCGCGGTCCCCGTTCATGGGGGACGGCGCGGGCA agcAAAATGTTCCTGGTCGGACTCTCGGGTGGAATCGCGTCGGGGAAGAGCACGGTGGTGGCCGTACTCCGGGAACTGGGCTGTGCTGTGATTGATGCTGATGTTATTGCCAGAGAGG TGGTGCAGCCACACTTCAAGGCCTATCGGCAGATAGTGCATTACTTTGGCACCGAGATCCTCTTCGAGAATGGAGAGATAAATCGTGAGGCTCTAGGAAACATTATCTTCTCCCACCCGGAGAAACGGCAGCTGCTGAACTCCATCACCCACCCGGAGATCCAGAAGGAGATGCTGAAGCAGATCTTGAAGTACTTTATGCTAG GCTACCGCTACGTGATCCTCGACATCCCTCTGCTCTTCGAGACCAACAGATTGACCAAGTTTATGAAATACACGGTCTTGGTTTATTG TGACCCGCCGACGCAGCTCTCCCGGCTGATGAAGAGGAACGGGCTGTCCCAGGCGGAGGCAGAAGCTCGCATCGCCTCCCAGCTGCCGCTGGACGAGAAGCGCAAATTAGCGAGTCACGTCATTGACAACTCGGGGGACCGGGAGAGCATGCGCCAGCAGGTCCTGAGGCTGCACGCCCGCCTGGAGGATTCCCTGGATTTCCTCTGGGCACGGCTGGCAGTGGGCGCAGTTGTAGCCGGGCTTGGAGGGCTGGTGTACCTCCTCCTCCGGCATTTCATCTCTTAA